A stretch of Hydractinia symbiolongicarpus strain clone_291-10 chromosome 9, HSymV2.1, whole genome shotgun sequence DNA encodes these proteins:
- the LOC130657753 gene encoding tigger transposable element-derived protein 4-like, translating to MTSSWNETTLPTILSNYKLEDTFNADEFGLFYQCLPEKTYHFKGEKCSGGKKSKLRFTGMAAASATGEKLPMFVIGKSKKPRCFNNIKHLPCQYTSQKKSWMDSEIFENWVRKLDQKFRVDGRKIVLIIDNCPAHPSISNLTNIHLVFLPPNTTSVLQPMDQGVIRSLKAHYRRRVKSGISSTGQQDAIADSDDPFKDLQESLDDLREADPSLVPNDLSANDLVTLDDEVIATAPQISNEDIIDEFRKSQDDEAEDDGSDMEDDSFDIVVEKPSRSKVECSIDLLKDLAMCCEKETAPASLTCFRYCPVYLWELTD from the exons ATGACAAGCTCCTGGAACGAAACCACGCTCCCAACCATTCTGTCGAATTACAAATTGGAGGACACTTTCAACGCAGACGAATTTGGTTTGTTTTACCAATGTCTTCCCGAGAAAACATACCACTTCAAAGGAGAAAAGTGTTCTGGGGGGAAGAAGAGCAAGTTGAGATTCACTGGAATGGCCGCAGCAAGTGCTACTGGAGAAAAGTTGCCAATGTTCGTCATTGGCAAATCAAAAAAACCTCGCTGCTTTAATAACATCAAACATCTCCCTTGCCAATACACATCACAAAAGAAAAGTTGGATGGATagtgaaatatttgaaaactgGGTCCGGAAACTGGACCAAAAGTTTCGTGTAGACGGGAGAAAAATCGTTCTTATAATCGACAACTGTCCAGCACACCCATCGATCTCGAACTTAACAAACATCCATCTCGTTTTTTTGCCCCCTAACACAACGTCTGTGTTGCAACCGATGGACCAAGGTGTCATACGAAGTCTAAAAGCGCATTACCGAAGGAGAGTT aaatcTGGAATCTCTTCTACAGGACAACAGGATGCTATTGCTGATTCGGATGACCCATTTAAAGATCTTCAAGAAAGTTTGGATGATTTAAGAGAGGCTGATCCATCATTGGTACCAAATGATCTCAGTGCTAATGATCTTGTGACCTTGGATGATGAGGTTATCGCAACCGCCCCTCAAATCTCTAATGAGGATATCATTGATGAATTTCGGAAATCTCAGGACGACGAAGCTGAAGACGATGGCAGTGACATGGAGGATGATTCATTTGATATAGTTGTCGAAAAACCATCAAGATCAAAAGTCGAGTGTAGTATTGATCTTTTGAAAGATCTAGCAATGTGTTGcgaaaaag AAACGGCACCCGCCTCCCTCACCTGTTTTCGCTACTGCCCTGTATATCTTTGGGAACTGACTGACTAG
- the LOC130656874 gene encoding protein N-terminal asparagine amidohydrolase-like: MPLFIDGILITKDEKLHAESILESFLKLKERSSKFMLDIGSRKVHLTKDDRTLYVCQREYATISKHHNKQNFKFIASDDATTCHIIVLKESSSKSVSFAHFDGGNTKEGLYGMLDELRKISDCPSLVVELFIFGGFIDKKKYSEKIFSDLLSVCINVQDTIHLNLACVYSLNNTLVDGQSCPIIYGIAVNIETSELLVASSTYRGPDVVLREVRLMYSDISPMVGIYDFNESIVYIEPFTFHSHQYANQLLMLPDSKYLQLMSTSPHCEPTNFVKSSKNAIIFTLNFNNRIDELFCSKRRNYILDENGEWILQDHKQLKLF; the protein is encoded by the coding sequence ATGCCACTGTTTATTGATGGAATATTGATCACAAAAGACGAAAAATTACATGCAGAAAGTATATTAGAAAGCTTTCTAAAGCTGAAGGAAAGATCATCAAAATTTATGCTGGATATTGGATCAAGAAAAGTACATTTAACGAAAGATGATAGAACGTTATATGTGTGTCAACGGGAATATGCTACCATCTCTAAACAccataacaaacaaaattttaaattcataGCCTCGGATGATGCAACAACGTGTCACATTATTGTTCTTAAAGAATCAAGTAGTAAATCGGTTAGTTTTGCACATTTTGATGGAGGTAACACAAAAGAAGGATTATATGGAATGTTGGATGAGTTAAGGAAAATATCGGATTGCCCATCATTGGTTGTtgagttgtttatttttggtGGTTTCAttgacaagaaaaaatattcagaGAAGATATTTTCAGATTTGCTTTCTGTTTGTATAAACGTTCAAGATACAATACATTTAAATCTTGCTTGTGTATATTCTCTCAATAATACACTCGTCGATGGCCAATCCTGCCCTATTATATATGGTATAGCAGTTAACATAGAAACCTCTGAATTACTTGTTGCTAGTTCAACTTATCGTGGACCAGATGTAGTTTTAAGGGAGGTGAGACTAATGTATAGTGACATATCACCTATGGTAGGCATATATGATTTTAATGAAAGTATAGTATACATTGAACCATTCACATTTCACAGTCACCAATACGCAAATCAGTTGTTGATGTTACCAGACAGTAAATATTTACAGTTAATGTCAACATCACCTCATTGTGAACCAACCAATTTTGTTAAATCAAGTAAAAATGCTATCATATTTACTCTAAATTTTAATAACAGAATAGATGAATTATTTTGCAGTAAAAGACGGAATTACATTCTCGATGAAAATGGTGAATGGATATTGCAAGACCATAAGcagttaaaattgttttaa